In Spinacia oleracea cultivar Varoflay chromosome 5, BTI_SOV_V1, whole genome shotgun sequence, a single window of DNA contains:
- the LOC110786949 gene encoding uncharacterized protein — protein sequence MAKAFTLPIPRPQPHSGNLNQILYAQLNQNLKIFGNNCINKLNYNVNYVNATRFTSILATQLPFRSLLHLRRSCVPSLRFSVMSQNDEHGATINQDTTKTIRCMIKGRVQGVFYRNWTIDNARQLGLKGWVRNRRDGCVEALFSGNSEIVDEMLQRCRRGPSDAMVTALNVNPSNEDPGSGFERKPTV from the exons ATGGCAAAAGCATTTACATTACCAATACCACGTCCACAACCACACTCAGGGAATCTGAATCAAATTCTTTACGCCCAACTAAATCAAAATCTCAAAATTTTCGGTAACAATTGTATAAATAAACTTAATTATAATGTCAATTATGTAAATGCTACAAGATTCACTAGTATTTTAGCTACGCAACTTCCTTTTCGTTCTTTGCTTCATTTGCGCCGATCTTGTGTACCTTCTCTTCGGTTTTCGGTGATGTCTCAGAACGATGAACATGGGGCAACAATCAATCAAGATACCACCAAAACG ATAAGATGTATGATAAAAGGTAGAGTTCAAGGGGTGTTCTACAGGAACTGGACGATTGACAACGCAAGACAATTGGGTTTAAAGGGATGGGTGAGAAATAGGAGAGATGGGTGTGTGGAAGCTCTATTTTCAGGCAACAGTGAAATCGTGGATGAGATGTTGCAGCGTTGTCGGCGTGGGCCGTCAGATGCTATGGTGACTGCCCTTAATGTTAATCCTTCAAATGAGGACCCTGGATCAGGTTTTGAACGTAAACCCACTGTATGA
- the LOC110786953 gene encoding uncharacterized protein has protein sequence MTTAAVRKAAYELQLHISIKYITANVMDKSNGSLVAQVSTIEHALKKAFELGRTTKNPQAAVVVGEVLSRRLKLEALNRQHQGLEHGIYANVYKLVQKRGVLDMSANAKIVWAIVNSLRENGIRIIVLDCGDL, from the coding sequence ATGACAACGGCAGCAGTTCGAAAGGCGGCATACGAGTTACAGCTACACATATCGATCAAGTACATAACAGCAAATGTGATGGACAAAAGTAACGGTAGCTTAGTGGCACAAGTGTCGACAATAGAGCATGCTCTCAAAAAAGCTTTCGAGCTTGGGCGCACCACTAAGAACCCTCAGGCTGCAGTGGTGGTCGGCGAAGTCCTGTCACGGCGGCTCAAATTGGAGGCACTCAACCGCCAACACCAAGGTTTGGAGCATGGAATCTACGCCAATGTATATAAATTGGTTCAGAAAAGGGGGGTCCTAGATATGTCTGCTAATGCTAAAATTGTTTGGGCAATTGTTAATTCGCTTAGAGAGAATGGGATTAGGAttattgttcttgattgtgGTGATTTGTGA
- the LOC130461421 gene encoding uncharacterized protein, which translates to MGDPDKPTAPTSSFHPALAVNNIRNFIPITLELENAQYISWAELFKIHATTYEVMDHILEPSEDAPTSPSIDKALWARLDAIVLQWIYGTISNDLLHTILEPGSTAKQAWERLKNIFQDNKSSRAVALESQFSHVALYNFPNVTSYCQRIKMLADQLKNVGAPVTEQRLVL; encoded by the coding sequence ATGGGTGATCCAGACAAGCCTACTGCCCCTACTTCCTCTTTCCACCCTGCACTCGCTGTCAACAACATCAGGAATTTCATTCCAATAACGTTGGAATTGGAGAACGCACAATACATATCATGGGCTGAATTATTCAAGATACATGCCACAACATACGAGGTCATGGATCATATTCTCGAACCGTCGGAGGATGCACCCACCTCTCCATCCATCGACAAGGCTCTCTGGGCACGCCTTGATGCCATAGTTCTTCAATGGATTTATGGTACGATCTCTAATGACCTCTTGCACACCATTCTTGAACCTGGCTCTACGGCAAAACAGGCATGGGAACGCTTGAAAAACATCTTTCAAGACAATAAGAGTTCTCGAGCCGTGGCTCTCGAAAGCCAATTCTCTCATGTGGCTCTCTATAATTTCCCCAATGTCACATCTTACTGTCAGAGGATTAAAATGCTCGCTGATCAACTCAAGAACGTAGGGGCGCCGGTGACTGAGCAACGTCTCGTCCTATAG